In the genome of Pseudomonas protegens, one region contains:
- a CDS encoding D-alanine--D-alanine ligase, whose translation MTAAYTKLFSTVKPSDFGRVAVLYGGKSAEREVSLKSGKAVLEALQSAGVNAFGIDVGDDLLQRLLSEKIDRAFIILHGRGGEDGSMQGLLECLGIPYTGSGILASALAMDKLRTKQVWHSLGIPTPRHAVLSSEADCISAVAELGLPLIVKPAHEGSSIGMAKVTSAPELIDAWKAASTYDSQVLVEQWIQGPEFTIATLRGQVLPPIALGTPHTFYDYDAKYLASDTQYRIPCGLDSTKEQELMDLTAKACEALGIAGWARADVMQDAQGQFWFLEVNTAPGMTDHSLVPMAARAAGLDFQQLVLAILAASLEARG comes from the coding sequence ATGACGGCTGCCTACACCAAGTTGTTCTCCACCGTGAAACCGAGCGATTTCGGCCGCGTTGCCGTGCTGTATGGCGGCAAGAGTGCCGAGCGCGAGGTTTCGCTGAAATCCGGCAAGGCTGTGCTTGAAGCCTTGCAGAGCGCAGGCGTGAACGCTTTCGGTATCGACGTCGGTGATGACCTGCTGCAGCGTCTCCTGAGCGAGAAGATCGATCGTGCCTTCATCATCCTTCACGGCCGTGGCGGTGAAGACGGCAGCATGCAAGGTCTGCTGGAGTGCCTGGGCATTCCTTATACCGGCAGTGGCATCCTGGCTTCGGCCCTGGCCATGGACAAGCTGCGCACCAAGCAGGTCTGGCACAGCCTGGGTATTCCGACGCCACGCCATGCGGTGCTGAGTTCGGAAGCCGACTGTATTTCCGCAGTGGCGGAACTGGGCCTGCCTTTGATCGTCAAACCGGCTCATGAAGGCTCCAGTATCGGTATGGCTAAGGTGACTTCCGCGCCCGAGTTGATCGACGCATGGAAGGCGGCCAGTACCTACGATTCGCAAGTGTTGGTCGAGCAATGGATCCAGGGTCCGGAGTTCACCATCGCAACCCTGCGTGGCCAGGTGCTGCCACCGATCGCCCTGGGCACTCCCCACACGTTTTACGACTACGACGCCAAGTACCTGGCTTCCGATACCCAGTACCGGATTCCGTGCGGCCTCGATAGCACCAAGGAACAGGAACTGATGGACCTCACGGCGAAAGCCTGTGAGGCACTCGGTATTGCCGGTTGGGCGCGTGCCGATGTGATGCAGGATGCCCAGGGGCAGTTCTGGTTCCTGGAAGTGAACACCGCTCCCGGGATGACCGACCACAGTCTGGTGCCGATGGCCGCCCGTGCGGCCGGTCTGGATTTCCAGCAGTTGGTCCTGGCCATCCTGGCGGCCAGTCTTGAGGCGAGAGGTTAA